From the genome of Bacillota bacterium, one region includes:
- a CDS encoding DUF1648 domain-containing protein, which produces MKKLTGVLWALMIVSIVATALIYSRLPEEVPLHWNWEGEVDRVGAKSNVWMTAFLPVAIYLLMLVVPRIDPRREAYQKHRRAYKVVMAATVLFLIGLHWLTIAVASGLPVDVSTIVRIAVGLLLIIIGWYMPQVQHNYMFGIRTPWTLASSTVWEKTHKHGGYAFVVAGVIFAVTALIPSKIGAIISFGVLMLVTIGIMVYSYLLYRQEQNR; this is translated from the coding sequence GTGAAGAAGCTGACGGGAGTGTTGTGGGCACTGATGATAGTATCAATAGTAGCTACCGCACTGATTTACTCCCGATTGCCGGAGGAAGTTCCCCTCCATTGGAATTGGGAGGGTGAGGTGGATCGGGTTGGCGCAAAAAGCAATGTGTGGATGACTGCTTTTCTGCCCGTCGCCATCTACTTGTTGATGCTGGTAGTCCCAAGGATTGATCCCCGCCGAGAGGCCTATCAAAAGCATCGAAGGGCTTACAAGGTTGTGATGGCGGCCACAGTCCTCTTCTTAATTGGGCTGCACTGGTTGACGATAGCTGTGGCCAGTGGGTTGCCGGTAGATGTGTCGACTATAGTTCGGATCGCCGTTGGTCTGTTGCTGATCATCATAGGATGGTATATGCCCCAAGTGCAGCACAACTATATGTTCGGAATCCGAACACCATGGACCTTGGCCAGTTCCACTGTCTGGGAAAAGACCCATAAACATGGGGGATATGCCTTTGTGGTAGCTGGGGTGATCTTTGCCGTTACCGCCCTGATTCCCAGTAAAATCGGAGCTATAATTTCCTTCGGCGTCCTAATGCTGGTGACCATCGGTATTATGGTCTATTCCTATCTTCTCTATCGTCAGGAACAGAATCGGTAG